In Flavobacterium luteolum, the DNA window AGGGAATTGTATCCAGGACGTAAAGTGCTAGCAATTTTCCAACCACATTTATTTAGTAGAACAAGAGATTTCGTTGACGGATTTGCAGCAAGCTTATCGCAGTTTGATGAAGTGTTTTTGATGGATATTTACCCTGCTAGAGAGCTTCCAATGGAAGGAGTGACTTCTGAGTGGCTTTTGGGTAAAATGACAAATTCGAACAAAAAAATTGTTGCAAAAGAAGATTTATTAGGTAAAATTAAAGCCAGTGATGCACCTATTATTGTAACAATTGGAGCTGGTGATCTGGGAGAAATGGTTCCGTCAATTAAAAAGGTTTTAAATGAAAATATTTAATTGGGCAAATATTAGATTAGTACTTATTTTCGGACTAGTTCTTTTTCTATATTCTTTCGCACAGCATCGAAATGGCGATCGAAAATTGAAAAAATCTATGGTTGTTTTTGTAGGAGAAAATACGCTTTTTGTGAAGCCGGAAACGGTTAATAAATTGTTGATAGAAAATAAAAGAGACGCTTCCAGTATTAGAAAAGATGAACTAGATTTGAATAAGATAGAGAAAACCCTCGATACGCAAGAGATGATTGAGAAGTCAAATGTTTTTGTAAGTATCGATGGAGTTCTAAAAGCAGTAGTAAAACAGAAGACGCCCATAGCAAGAGTTTATGATGGCGCTGCTTCTTTTTATATTGACTATGAGGGAAATAAAATGCCCTTATCAGACAATTTCACTGCGCGAGTTCCTCTTGTTTCAGGGGCAATAAATGAAAAAAATAACGAAGATTTAGCAGCTTTATTTCGCACAATTTATGACGATGCGTTTTTGAAAAAAAACATCATTGCTATAGAGATTATGCCGAATGGAAGCTTAAAAATGTTTAATCGCAACTATGATTACTTCATAGATTTTGGCAGAACGATGAATGTTGATAAGAAATTTAGAAACTATAAAGCGTTTTTTCAAAAAGCGGTTTTAGATAGTTCGTTATACAAATACAAAAAAATTGACCTTAGGTTTACGGAACAAGTAGTTTGCACTAAATAATAGAAAATGGAAAAAGATAACATTGCAGTAGGTCTAGATATTGGAACAACCAAAATCGTTGCCATGATTGGCAAAAAAAATGAATATGGTAAGTTGGAGATTTTGGGCATTGGTAAATCCAAAAGTTTGGGTGTTGCCAGAGGAGTAGTAAACAACATTACGCAGACGATACAATCGATACAGCAAGCGATACTTGAAGCAGAAAATAATTCAGGTTATAAAATTAAAGATGTAGTTGTGGGTATTGCCGGACAGCACATCAGAAGTATTCAGCATACAGATTACATCAGCAGAAATAATCCAGAAGAAGTAATTGGCGAAAAAGATATTCAACTCCTAATCGATCAGGTAAACAAACTGGCGATGTTACCGGGAGAGGAAATTATTCACGTTTTACCACAAGAATTTAAAATCGATGGGCAATCTGAAATTAAAGAGCCAATCGGAATGTACGGAGGAAGATTAGAGTCTAGTTTTCACGTTGTAGTTGGACAGGCATCTTCAATCAGAAACGTTGGAAGATGTATTCAGAGTTCAGGAATAGAATTGTCTGGTTTAACATTAGAACCATTAGCTTCGGCAGATGCTGTTTTAAGTCAGGAAGAAAAAGAAGCCGGTGTTGCGCTTATCGATATTGGAGGCGGAACAACAGATTTGGCTATATTCAAAGATGGTATCATTCGTCATACAGCTGTAATTCCTTTTGGAGGAAATGTAATTACAGATGATATCAAAGAAGGATGCTCGATTATTGAAAAACAAGCTGAACTTTTAAAAATCAAATTCGGATCTGCTTGGCCAGGAGAAAACAAAGACAACGAAATTGTTTCTATTCCAGGTTTAAGAGGAAGAGAGCCAAAAGAGATTTCGCTTAAAAATCTATCAAAAATTATCCATGCAAGAGTTGTGGAAATCGTAGAGCAGGTTTTTGCAGAAATTAAAGCTTACGGGCACGAAGATCCTCGTAAAAAGCTAATAGCTGGAATTGTTTTAACAGGTGGTGGTGCACAATTAAAGCACATTAAACAGCTGGTAGAATATATTACAGGAATGGATACTAGAATTGGTTATCCGAACGAGCATTTAGCAGGAAATTCTAGTGAAGAAATCTCTAGTCCGCTATATGCAACTGCAGTTGGATTAGTAATGAATAGTATCGAAAACAGTTCGCAAAGTGCTGTTAGATTGGAAATGGTTCAAGAACAGCCAAAAGTTGTTTACAGAACTGCTCCGCCAGTGCAGCGATACGAAGTTGAAGAAAACTACGTTGAGAAAGAAGAAACCATTGAAGAACCTAGAGAAACCGTAACTCAAAGGGTACCTAAAAATGAATCTACTGAGAACAAAATAAGAAGATCATTTTTTGATCGATATGTCGACAAAATCAAAGAATTTTTAGACAACGCAGAATAATAAAAAGAGAAGGATTATTTCTTGCCCCAAGTCAAGAAGTAAAAAATGTACTTAATAAGAATTTCAAAAAACCAAAAAGATGATGAGCAACTCAGAATTTGGAAGTATTTCATTTGATTTACCAAAAAATCAATCAAATGTAATCAAAGTAATAGGTGTAGGTGGAGGCGGAAGTAACGCAATTAACCACATGTTCAAACAAGGTATTAAAGGCGTAGATTTTATCGTTTGTAATACCGATTCGCAAGCGCTTCAAAATAGTTCAGTACCCAATAAGATTCAGTTAGGAGTTAATTTAACTGAAGGGTTAGGAGCAGGAGCAAATCCAGACGTTGGACAGCAGTCGGCAATCGAAAGTATTTCGGATATTGAAAAAATGCTGGATAAAAATACTAAGATGGTATTTATTACTGCTGGTATGGGTGGAGGAACAGGAACTGGTGCAGCTCCGGTAATTGCTCAATTAGCAAAAGAAAGAGAAATATTAACTGTTGGTATCGTAACAATTCCGTTTCAATTTGAAGGGAAAGTACGTCAAGAGCAGGCGATTATTGGAATCGAGAAATTGCGTAAGCAGGTCGATTCTTTAATTGTAATCAACAACAATAAATTAAGAGAAGTATACGGAAATCTTGGATTTAAAGCAGGATTTTCTAAAGCGGATGAAGTTTTGGCAACAGCCTCTAGAGGTATTGCCGAAGTAATTACGCACCACTATACTCAGAATATCGATTTACGTGACGCGAAAACTGTTTTGGCTAACAGTGGAACTGCGATTATGGGATCTTCTGTGGCTGAAGGCGACAACAGAGCTAAAGATGCTATTGTTTCTGCTTTGGATTCTCCATTGTTGAACGATAATAAAATTACAGGTGCCAAAAACGTATTGTTGCTTATCGTTTCTGGAACTAATGAGATTACTCTTGACGAAATTGGAGAAATCAACGATCACATTCAAGATGAAGCTGGTTACAATGCAAATATCATTATGGGGGTTGGTGAAGACGAAACTCTAGGTGAAGCTATTGCAGTAACTATTATTGCTACAGGTTTTGATGTGGAACAACAAAATGAAATTGTAAATACAGAACCAAAGAAAATCATTCATACGTTAGAAGATGAGCAGAGAAGTGTTCATAATTTAACCAATAAACCGCTTGCTTCTTTTGACCTAACTGTTGATACACCGACAGCAAAAGTAGAAGATAAAGTTGTTTTTGATTTAGTTGACGATGATGAAACATTTACTCCAACTGCACAAGCTGTTGCTCCAGCAATCAATCAGGAAGAGTTAGTGGTGATGTCTGAGTTTATCAAAAATCTAGATGTAACTTTCGAAATTGTTTCGCCAATTACAGATATCGATTTTACTATTTCATCTCCTGAGGCGCCAGCTGTTCAGCAAGTACAGCAAGTACAGCAAGTACAGCAACAACAGCCGATTCAACCAGTGCAGCAACAAAGAGTTTTTGAAAAAGAAGAACAAACTGCTTTTTCTTTTGATCTTCCTTTGTTTAAGCAAGAGCCTGTAAGAAGAGAGCCAGTTATTGAGGATAACAGAGTTCTATTTGAATTGACAAATGAAACTCGTGAAATTAAAGTAAACGATCCAGTGCAATTTGTTCCTGTAACTGAAGTTTCAGACAACGGAATTATTAAATATTCTCTAGAAGAATATATGGAAGTTGAAAACGATTTATTGGCTTCTAAACCAGTTGAAAAAGTAGTTGAACCTACAATTCCAGAGGAATTAAATATTACATTGAAACCAAGAGTTGATTTTGCAAGTCAGCCAGATATTTCAACAACTTCTGAAGTTTCTCCTTTAGAATTAACTATTGAAGAAACATTGCGCTTAAGAGCAGAAGAAAGAAGAAAGAAACTAAAAGAATTTAACTATAAATTCCATAACAATGTTTCTAGAATCGATGAGTTGGAAAAAGAGCCAGCTTACAAAAGATTAGGAATAGATTTATCTAATTCTCAGTCTAATAATACAAATTCTAGAATATCTGTTGGAACAGACAGTAATAATGATTTACAATTACGTTCAAACAATTCATTTTTGCACGATAATGTAGATTAATTTTTAGAATCATAATATTGGGTAACCCGAAAATTGGATTTAATTTTCGGGTTATTTTTTTTATCTTCGCACAGAATTTCAAAATTTGACTTCTTAAATAGGTTTTTAAAGTGAATCTTATTTTCACCCTGAGCGAAGTCGAAGGGTTAAATTAATATATCAATTAATAAGCACTAGCTTATTCAAATAAAATATAAACATGAGTTTACAAACACAGATAATGGACGAAATTAAAACGGCCATGAAAGCAAAAGACACAGTAGCTTTAGAAGCTTTAAGAGCTGTAAAGTCAGAATTATTATTGGCTTCAACAGCTTCTGGATCTAAAGAAGATTTATCTGAAGATGAAGAAATTAAATTGCTTCAGAGATTGGTGAAAACTCGTAAAGAAAGCGCAAGAATCTTTACAGAGCAAAACCGTCCAGATTTAGCTGAACCAGAATTGGCTCAAGTAGCAGTAATCGAGAAGTTTTTACCAGCTCAATTAAGCGAAGAAGAAGTAGAAGCTGTAGTAGCAAAAATCATTGCTGAAACAGGAGCTTCTGGAATTGCTTCAATGGGTAAAGTAATGGGATTAGCATCTGCTCAATTAGGCGGAACTGCTGAAGGAAAAACCATTTCTACAATTGTGAAAAAATTACTTTCGTAAATAATAATTTTAGATTTTAGAGCTCAGATTTTAGATTTAATCTGAACTCTAAAATCTAAAATCATAAATAAAACTGACCTCGTAGTTCAACTGGATAGAATATCAGATTTCGGCTCTGAGGGTTGGGGGTTCGAACCCCTCCGGGGTCACTATAAAATTTAAAAGCCTAAGAATGTATATTCTCAGGCTTTTTTTATGGTTCAAAAATACATTCTTAACTTTGACTTTAATAATGGTTTACACATCACGAATTTTTAGTTGAAACTAAATATAAAACCAAAAGCATGACGAAAGAAGAGTCTATTAAAGAGTATTATTTTAGAATTAATAAGAGTATAGATTATATTAAAGAAAACCTTCATGAAGAACTTTCTTTAGAGAAATTGGCGGTCCTTTCAAATTTTTCAAAATTTCATTTTCATAGAATTTTCAAATCAGTTACAGGAACAACAATTAATGATTTTATTAAAAATGCAAAAATTGAAAGAGCCTTATTCTTCTTAATGAACAATCCTTCCAAAACGATTAGTGAAATAGCTATGGAATGTGGTTTTTTAAGTATTTCGTCTTTCTCAAGAGCTTTTCGTGAAGTTAAAGAGCAAACACCTTCTGAATGGCGAAAGTTATATAAAAATAGCAATATTGGTATAATAGATAGCAATATTGGAAAAATGCAGTCCGAAATCGAAAACTACCTTGCACTCAAATTAAATAATTTAAAAAATAATGAAATGAGTGAAACTATAAAACTTGATTTTGAGGTCAAAAAGCTGGAGGCATTTAATGTTATTTATATTCGAAATCTGAATATTCACAAACATGATAGTGAAACATTTGAAGATATGTTTAAACAGCTTTTTAGCTGGGCTTCTCCAAGAAATTTGGTAAATTTTCCTGAAACAAAAGCATTAACTGTTTATAGAAGTAATGCTAATTTATCGGGAATGCTTCAGGCAGATGTCTGTTTGTCTGTTCCTGAAAAAATAAGAGGAG includes these proteins:
- a CDS encoding cell division protein FtsQ/DivIB, which codes for MKIFNWANIRLVLIFGLVLFLYSFAQHRNGDRKLKKSMVVFVGENTLFVKPETVNKLLIENKRDASSIRKDELDLNKIEKTLDTQEMIEKSNVFVSIDGVLKAVVKQKTPIARVYDGAASFYIDYEGNKMPLSDNFTARVPLVSGAINEKNNEDLAALFRTIYDDAFLKKNIIAIEIMPNGSLKMFNRNYDYFIDFGRTMNVDKKFRNYKAFFQKAVLDSSLYKYKKIDLRFTEQVVCTK
- the ftsA gene encoding cell division protein FtsA, whose product is MEKDNIAVGLDIGTTKIVAMIGKKNEYGKLEILGIGKSKSLGVARGVVNNITQTIQSIQQAILEAENNSGYKIKDVVVGIAGQHIRSIQHTDYISRNNPEEVIGEKDIQLLIDQVNKLAMLPGEEIIHVLPQEFKIDGQSEIKEPIGMYGGRLESSFHVVVGQASSIRNVGRCIQSSGIELSGLTLEPLASADAVLSQEEKEAGVALIDIGGGTTDLAIFKDGIIRHTAVIPFGGNVITDDIKEGCSIIEKQAELLKIKFGSAWPGENKDNEIVSIPGLRGREPKEISLKNLSKIIHARVVEIVEQVFAEIKAYGHEDPRKKLIAGIVLTGGGAQLKHIKQLVEYITGMDTRIGYPNEHLAGNSSEEISSPLYATAVGLVMNSIENSSQSAVRLEMVQEQPKVVYRTAPPVQRYEVEENYVEKEETIEEPRETVTQRVPKNESTENKIRRSFFDRYVDKIKEFLDNAE
- the ftsZ gene encoding cell division protein FtsZ, translating into MMSNSEFGSISFDLPKNQSNVIKVIGVGGGGSNAINHMFKQGIKGVDFIVCNTDSQALQNSSVPNKIQLGVNLTEGLGAGANPDVGQQSAIESISDIEKMLDKNTKMVFITAGMGGGTGTGAAPVIAQLAKEREILTVGIVTIPFQFEGKVRQEQAIIGIEKLRKQVDSLIVINNNKLREVYGNLGFKAGFSKADEVLATASRGIAEVITHHYTQNIDLRDAKTVLANSGTAIMGSSVAEGDNRAKDAIVSALDSPLLNDNKITGAKNVLLLIVSGTNEITLDEIGEINDHIQDEAGYNANIIMGVGEDETLGEAIAVTIIATGFDVEQQNEIVNTEPKKIIHTLEDEQRSVHNLTNKPLASFDLTVDTPTAKVEDKVVFDLVDDDETFTPTAQAVAPAINQEELVVMSEFIKNLDVTFEIVSPITDIDFTISSPEAPAVQQVQQVQQVQQQQPIQPVQQQRVFEKEEQTAFSFDLPLFKQEPVRREPVIEDNRVLFELTNETREIKVNDPVQFVPVTEVSDNGIIKYSLEEYMEVENDLLASKPVEKVVEPTIPEELNITLKPRVDFASQPDISTTSEVSPLELTIEETLRLRAEERRKKLKEFNYKFHNNVSRIDELEKEPAYKRLGIDLSNSQSNNTNSRISVGTDSNNDLQLRSNNSFLHDNVD
- a CDS encoding GatB/YqeY domain-containing protein; this translates as MSLQTQIMDEIKTAMKAKDTVALEALRAVKSELLLASTASGSKEDLSEDEEIKLLQRLVKTRKESARIFTEQNRPDLAEPELAQVAVIEKFLPAQLSEEEVEAVVAKIIAETGASGIASMGKVMGLASAQLGGTAEGKTISTIVKKLLS
- a CDS encoding AraC family transcriptional regulator, with translation MTKEESIKEYYFRINKSIDYIKENLHEELSLEKLAVLSNFSKFHFHRIFKSVTGTTINDFIKNAKIERALFFLMNNPSKTISEIAMECGFLSISSFSRAFREVKEQTPSEWRKLYKNSNIGIIDSNIGKMQSEIENYLALKLNNLKNNEMSETIKLDFEVKKLEAFNVIYIRNLNIHKHDSETFEDMFKQLFSWASPRNLVNFPETKALTVYRSNANLSGMLQADVCLSVPEKIRGEGIIGNITISGGLYAIFHKEAPMSECFKTWNYIYEVWFEENGYQPDNRNFFLSHLNDPKLHPENHHIIDIYIPIKLL